The sequence below is a genomic window from Oncorhynchus nerka isolate Pitt River linkage group LG7, Oner_Uvic_2.0, whole genome shotgun sequence.
cactacttttcaagtcttgcacaactctcaacagtgttacacagttcctagatggccgtacttcttcattgcacaaaggaataacctcaaccaaattccaaagactggtgacatacagtggaagcggtaggaactgacaACAAGTGCCCAAGAAATATCGTTTCCCAATGAGAtatcactgaacagacagagacctaaaacaaaaaaagaaattctgaacggttagtcctctgggttttgcctgctacataagttatgttacactcacagacatgattcaaacagttttagaaacttcagagtgttgtctatccaaatatactaataatatgcatatcttatattcttggcatgagtagcaggaagttgaaattgggcatctatttatccaaaagtgaaaatgctgccccctatgcCTTAAGAagtcattgccaaagcaagtgaggtacaTAAATATAAAAAAAGCGAAACAAACAtttaaaatgaacagtaaacactcACAGAAGTTTAAAAAGAATAAaggcattacaaatgtcatattatgtccatATACAGTGTTGttacgatgtacaaatggttgaagtacaaaagggaaaacaaATAAGCAAAATTGTGTTTTGCCCTtgtcttgtggcaacaggtcacacatcttgctgctgtgacgcccactgtggtatttcacccagtagatatgggagtttatcaaaaccgggtttgttttctaattcttgagcacatagcctgttttctcttgagagccatgtctgcctacagcagcctttctcaatagcaaggctatgctcactgagtctgtacatagtcaaagttttccttatgtttgggtcagtcacagtggtcaggttttctcctctctctctctctctctctctctctttctctctctctctctcgttctctcacaCTCCCTTGTCCTTCTATCAAACCTAACGCCCGTATGCTGCCTACACGGCCTCCCTAATGATAATAAGATACCTGTAATGTTCCCGGTTCGATAGGCCTGTCTGCTCCACAGACCTGTCGTCTGTACTGATGATAGACCAGGGTCTCCATGGTAACGCGGATAGCTTTTATTGACCGTCTGATTCCAATGGCAGTTTTTTTTTTGGACAGACTCCCCAAAATAATGGAACCCCTTACTTCCAGGTCCCTCTTTAAGTCCACCGAACTAGAGGAGAAGAAATAAAAACTCTGTACTTGAAATTTCCAATTTTCACTTCTTTTTTCCCCCTGCTACCTGGCACTGCCTTCATTGTGAAATTCCCATTCATCATAATAAGTGGTGTTGAGTGTCCATTTATCAATGCCTGGAGGCCAGTGTTGTACTGTACTATGTTGGGCCAAGGGGAGCTGGCATTTTAATGGCCGTAGAACATTCACACCCAGATAATGAGACAATTAGACAACAAAGGAGGCTGAAACAAAATGGCCGTCACCAACTGAGACGccgactcattcctctctctaaCTGCGCTAAGCTTGTCCTGTGGGACTCGTGTTTTTGATGTGAGTCTTGTTTTCTACTTGACACATTCAGAAAGTAATGTGCCAAGTGTTTTTCGGCAATTGATTACAATTCACTTTTTACAAGCCAATCTCTTGAGCTGTGGAAAAGTACATTTGCAAATCAGCAGGTTTCAGAACAGTGGTAAAATCTCAAATTACTTTTGCACTTTGGAAACACATTCATAGATCACTGGGTTTGATTCTCTGAGTAAATGTTTTTATCATTCAATATCCCACTTGTCATATTCTCCATagacttgtctctctctctctctctctctctctctctctctctctctctctctctcatatatatatatcacccaCTTTTTCCATCTTCCTATTCTCAGACTCCAACAACATTTTCTGGTGAGGTTCTGTCTAGTCTTCCAccacagggctcatctgtaaaacaTGTTTTTCCTTTATGCGAACCTACACCGATTTGCCCTAAACGTGATTAATATCCTACGGGATTTCTAACGCGTTGATACATTGACAAATCAGATGTGATCGTCTCCCATTTAATCACACTGAGAGATGAGAAATGGTGCGAATCCAGAGGTCGGGCCTGGCTGTGCTGCAAAAAAATGATGTCTAGCTGGCAGAATCTTATTCCATATTTCATATCTCATCTCAGAGACGACGAACCAGGAACGGGTGACGTCTCAATCCCGTTTTCTTCGACGGGAACACAGATGGAGAGGAATAGACCGGTTAGAGGCAGATATCCAGCAGTACGCtcaggagttgcagtgatggaaGTGTTTGCATGAACAGATGGTGGTTTCTGCTGAATTGAATGTCTGGTTGTAGTGTAGCTGTGTCTGCAAACTGAATGGATGATTTGATACTTGAGATGTAGCTCTGAGATGTTGATCTGAGAGGTAGCTCTGTCAGGTACTCTGAGAGGTAGCTCTGAGATGAAGCTCTGAGATGTAGCTATTTCAGGTTCTCTGAGATGTAGCTCTTTCAGGTTCTCTGAGATGTAGCTCTGTCAGGTGCTCTGAGATGTAGCTCTGAGATGTAGCTCTGAGATGTAGCCTAGAGTATACTTCGTTTTCTCTAACCCAGGCTCTGAGCAACCTTTTCTCCCTGTGAATTAGTTCCATTATTATCGTAGCTGACTGGCCAATGATTCCAGTCATCAGGTGTTGCAGCTCTAAGTCATACTCGTCAATTCTGAATGAAAACTCGATCGTTGACTTCAGGAAGATAATGTTGTGTCCTTTACCTGAAATCTCTACACAAGTTCAAGGCCTTCCCTAAATCTGTCTATTGCAGTTTCAACGGTCCTTTCCATTTAAAGTTCGTAcgtcatgtactgtatatattgtattACTTTTTCAACCTTTCCGGCCTAATAAAATGCCCTCGGGAGACAGCTTTTCAGTCACGACGTGAGGCCCTCTTAAACAGACCGTTTATCAGAGCACATGGTGGGAGCAGCGATCTTTtgatatctctccccctctctgtctctctctgtctctctctctgtctctctctctctctctctgtctctctctgtctctctctgtctctctctgtctctctctctgtctctctgtctctctctctctctgtctctctctgtctctctctctctgtctctctctctctctctctctctctctctctctctctctctgtctctctctctctctctgtctctctctctcgctctgtctctctccctcccccctctctctctcactctctctctcccacgctctctctcttcatctctttctctcaatttaattcagttaaattcaaggggctttattagcatgggaagcatatgttaacattgccaaagcaagtgaagtagataatatacaaaagtaaaataaacaacaaaaattaacaataCACATTACTtatacagaagttccaaaagaataaagacattacaaatgttatattatgtctatatatagtgttgtaatgatgtgcaaatagttaaagtacaaaaaggaaaataaataagcataaatatgggttgtatttacattcgtgtttgttcttcactggttgaccttgtCTTCTGGCAttaggtcacaaatcttgctgctttgatggtacactgtggtatttcacccagtagatatggtaGTTTATCAAAAtcaggtttgttttcaaattctttgtggatctgtgtaatgtgAGGGAAATatttgtctctaatatggtcatacattgggcaggaggttaggaagtacagctcagtttccacctcattttgtgggcagtgtgcacatagactgtcttctcttgagagccatgtctgcctacggcagcctttttcaatagcaaggctatgctcactgtacagtctgtacatagtcaaagctttccttacgtttgggtcagtcacagtggtcaggtattctgccactgtgtactctctgttttgaGTAAAATAGCAGCTGGAGGTATCTTCTGTATGGCTCCATGAGGAGCTATCTgctgtctggttccatgaggaggTATCTGCTGTATGGCTCCATGAGGAGGTATCTGCTGTATGGCTCCATGAGGAGGTATCTGCTGTGTTGCTCCATGAGGAGGTATCTGCTGTATGGCTCTGTGAGGAGGTATCTGCTGTCTGGCTCTGTGAGGAGGTATCTGCTGTCTGGCTCCATGAGGAGGTATCTGCTGTCTGGCTCCATGAGGAGGTATCTGCTGTGTTGCTCTGTGAGGAGGTATCTGCTGTATGGCTCTGTGAGGGTATCTGGTATGGCTGCTCTGTCTGGCTCTGTGAGGAGGTATCTGCTGTCTGGCTCTGTGAGGAGGTATCTGCTGTATGGCTCCATGAGGAGGTATCTGCTGTATGGCTCTGTGAGGAGGTATCTGCTGTATGGCTCTGTGAGGAGCTATCTGCCCTATGGCTCTGTGAGGAGGTATCTGCTGTCTGGCTCTGTGAGGAGGTATCTGCTGTCTGGCTCCATGAGGAGGTATCTGCTGTCTGGCTCCATGAGGAGGTATCTGCTGTGTTGCTCCATGAGGAGGTATCTGCTGTATGGCTCTGTGAGGAGGTATCTGCTCTCTGGCTCTGTGAGGAGGTATCTGCTCTCTGGCTCTGTGAGGAGGTATCTGCTCTCTGGCTCTGTGAGGAGGTATCTTCTGCATGGCTCTGTGAGGAGGTATCTTCTGCATGGCTCTGTGAGGAGGTATCTGCTCTCTGGCTCTGTGAGGAGGTATCTGCTCTCTGGCTCTGTGAGGAGGTATCTTCTGCATGGCTCTGTGAGGAGGTATCTGCTCTCTGGCTCTGTGAGGAGGTATCTTCTGCATGGCTCTGTGAGGAGGTATCTTCTGCATGGCTCTGTGAGGAGGTATCTGCTCTCTGGCTCTGTGAGGAGCTATCTGCTGTCTTCCTTCTCACCTTTTAGATCTTCTGGTTTACATTAAAGTGGACTGGCTGAttggttgactggctgactgactggtggaAGCtgcactggctggctggctgactggtgaaAGCtgcactggctggctgactgactgcactggctggctggctggctgactggctggctgactggctgactggctgactggctggctgactggttgactggttgactggctgactggctggctgactggcgggcTGGCTGAAGCAGCAATTGTTGACTGCctggctgtctgactggtggAAGCTGCACTGACtgcactggctggctggctggctgactgcactggctgactggctgactggctgactgactggctgactgactggcttactggctgactgactgactggctgactggctggctgactggctgactgactggtggaagctgcactgactggctgactgactgcactggctggctggctacactgtctggttgactgactggctggctgcacTGACTGGCtgcactgactggctgtctggctggctgacttACTGTCTGGCTGActtactgtctgactggctggctgactggctggctggatgactTACTGTCTGGCTGACTTACTGTCTGACTGGttgtctgactggctggctggctgacttacTGTCTGGCTGACTTACTGTCTGACTGGttgtctgactggctgactggctgacttactgtcTGGCTGACTTACTGTCTGACTGGttgtctgactggctggctggctgacttactgtctgactggctggctggctggctgcactggctggctggttggctgcactgactggctggctggctggctggctggctgcactggctggctagctgactggctggctgcactgactggctggctggctggctggctggctggctggctggctggctgactgactggctggctggctggctgcactgactggctggctggctgcactgactggctggctggctggctggctgactggctggctggctgcactgactggctggctggctggctggctggctgcactgactggctggctggctgctctgcctgacttgctggctggctggctggctggctgactgcactgactgactggctggctgcactgactggctggctggctggctggctggctgcagtgactggctggctgcactggctggttggctgcactgactggctggctggctggctgcactgactgcctggctggctggctggctgcactgactgcctggctggctggctggctggctgcactgactggctggctagctggctggctggctgcactgactgactggctggctggctggctggctggctggctgcac
It includes:
- the LOC135572382 gene encoding putative uncharacterized protein ENSP00000383309 encodes the protein MQKIPPHRAMQKIPPHRAREQIPPHRAMQKIPPHRAREQIPPHRAREQIPPHRAMQKIPPHRAMQKIPPHRAREQIPPHRAREQIPPHRAREQIPPHRAIQQIPPHGATQQIPPHGARQQIPPHGARQQIPPHRARQQIPPHRAIGQIAPHRAIQQIPPHRAIQQIPPHGAIQQIPPHRARQQIPPHRARQSSHTRYPHRAIQQIPPHRATQQIPPHGARQQIPPHGARQQIPPHRARQQIPPHRAIQQIPPHGATQQIPPHGAIQQIPPHGAIQQIPPHGTRQQIAPHGAIQKIPPAAILLKTESTQWQNT